In Paenibacillus sp. FSL R7-0345, a single window of DNA contains:
- a CDS encoding spore maturation protein, producing MFQLISLISAWAIPVMITFIPLYAFTRKVPVYESFVEGAKDGFGTAIAIIPHLVGMLVAISVFRASGALDFLMGFIAPALEGLGVPAEVLPLGLLRPLTGTGSLAYTTDLIRVHGPDSLIGMIASTIQGSTDTTLYVLTVYFGAVGIRNGRYALKVGLFSDIVGFIAAIAVCLLVFG from the coding sequence TTGTTCCAGCTAATCAGCCTCATATCGGCCTGGGCCATTCCGGTCATGATCACCTTTATCCCGCTGTATGCTTTTACCCGCAAGGTTCCCGTGTATGAATCCTTTGTAGAAGGAGCCAAGGACGGCTTCGGCACGGCGATTGCCATCATCCCGCATCTGGTCGGCATGCTTGTGGCTATCAGCGTGTTCCGGGCCTCCGGGGCACTGGATTTCCTGATGGGCTTTATTGCCCCGGCGCTGGAAGGGCTCGGTGTACCGGCGGAGGTGCTGCCGCTCGGCCTGCTGCGTCCGCTGACCGGCACCGGCTCGCTGGCCTACACAACGGATCTGATCCGGGTCCACGGGCCGGATTCTCTGATCGGCATGATCGCATCCACCATTCAGGGGAGCACAGACACCACATTATATGTGCTGACAGTCTATTTTGGAGCTGTGGGAATCCGCAACGGGCGTTATGCGCTTAAAGTAGGCCTGTTCTCCGACATAGTCGGCTTCATTGCCGCGATTGCCGTATGTTTATTGGTCTTCGGCTAA
- a CDS encoding nucleoside recognition domain-containing protein: protein MINGIWLGMIVIGFVFAAVNGRMDAFTAAVFDGAKNGVTVSFGLISVLVFWMGMMRVAEDAGLLRKIARLLGPVVGFLFPDVPKGHPAIGYILSNMSANLLGLGNAATPMGIKAMQELQTLNPDKETATPAMCTLLALNTASITLIPATLIAIRLNYGSADPAGIVGTTLAATAVATLAAIGADRLMRRLTLLRRPPKPPAVRPGDHAAGGRALPHTSMKG, encoded by the coding sequence ATGATTAATGGAATCTGGCTGGGGATGATCGTGATCGGCTTTGTATTTGCAGCCGTGAACGGCCGGATGGATGCTTTTACCGCTGCTGTCTTTGACGGCGCCAAGAACGGGGTAACAGTAAGCTTCGGGCTGATCAGTGTACTGGTATTCTGGATGGGAATGATGCGGGTGGCCGAGGATGCCGGCCTCCTGCGCAAAATAGCCCGGCTGCTCGGGCCGGTGGTAGGCTTCCTGTTCCCGGATGTGCCCAAAGGCCATCCGGCGATCGGCTATATTCTGTCCAATATGAGCGCCAACCTGCTTGGTCTTGGCAATGCGGCGACGCCGATGGGTATCAAAGCGATGCAGGAGCTGCAGACGCTGAATCCGGACAAGGAGACGGCAACTCCGGCTATGTGCACCCTGCTTGCGTTGAATACAGCCAGCATTACGCTGATTCCGGCCACGCTGATCGCGATCCGGCTCAACTACGGTTCGGCTGACCCGGCCGGCATTGTCGGCACGACACTGGCGGCAACTGCCGTAGCAACGCTGGCCGCGATCGGCGCGGACAGGCTGATGCGCAGGCTGACCTTGTTGCGCAGGCCGCCGAAGCCGCCGGCCGTCAGGCCGGGTGATCATGCCGCCGGAGGCCGCGCCCTCCCGCATACTTCGATGAAGGGGTGA
- a CDS encoding D-alanyl-D-alanine carboxypeptidase family protein, which translates to MKPLTVITVKPSLILILCMLLAVLVPVHPAFAENASISTHARAAALIDVESGRLLYSSRGDEPMLIASLTKIMTAIVAIENGDLTSKVKVGKNAYAKEGSSLYLKQGEEMLLEDMLYGLMLRSGNDAATAIAEHVGGSEQGFVYLMNAKAEELGLKNTHFANPHGLDAEGHFSSANDMAVLTAYAMHNPVFKEIVKTQEKTADNPYEKWDYKWANKNKMLRLYEGADGVKTGYTKKALRCLVSSATRGGQQLVAVTLNDGNDWNDHAALLNFGFNHYPLKTLIERGEGISGYSLLTSRKFAYPLGQGEEARITTKLVLNEEPAARGDKTVRSSSFGLKGTVVLQLGGKEIGRVPVYEPDRLPPEESSYTKRYSPAGTAVYPADNWLQALGSALRALLQMGR; encoded by the coding sequence ATGAAACCATTAACTGTGATAACTGTGAAGCCGTCGTTAATTCTGATATTGTGCATGCTGCTGGCAGTGCTTGTTCCGGTTCATCCGGCCTTTGCGGAGAATGCTTCCATCTCAACCCATGCCAGGGCGGCAGCACTTATTGATGTTGAATCCGGAAGGCTTTTGTACAGCAGCCGGGGGGATGAGCCGATGCTGATTGCCAGCCTGACCAAAATCATGACAGCGATCGTGGCGATAGAGAACGGAGACCTGACTTCCAAAGTCAAAGTAGGCAAAAATGCTTATGCCAAGGAGGGCTCGTCGCTGTATCTGAAGCAGGGCGAAGAGATGCTGCTGGAGGATATGCTCTACGGCCTGATGCTGCGCTCGGGAAATGATGCGGCCACGGCAATCGCCGAGCATGTCGGCGGGTCAGAACAGGGATTCGTTTATCTGATGAACGCCAAGGCGGAGGAGCTGGGGCTGAAGAATACCCATTTTGCCAATCCGCACGGGCTGGATGCAGAGGGGCATTTCTCCAGTGCCAATGATATGGCTGTGTTGACCGCTTATGCCATGCATAATCCTGTATTCAAGGAAATAGTGAAGACACAGGAGAAAACGGCCGACAATCCGTACGAGAAGTGGGATTATAAATGGGCCAATAAAAATAAAATGCTGCGCCTGTATGAAGGTGCAGACGGGGTTAAGACCGGCTATACCAAAAAAGCGCTGCGCTGCCTGGTCAGCTCCGCTACCCGCGGCGGCCAGCAGCTGGTTGCGGTGACGCTGAATGACGGCAATGACTGGAATGACCATGCCGCCCTGCTGAACTTCGGATTTAACCACTACCCGCTCAAAACCTTAATCGAACGCGGGGAGGGCATCAGCGGTTACAGCCTGCTTACGTCGCGTAAATTCGCTTACCCGCTGGGCCAGGGGGAAGAAGCGAGAATCACCACAAAACTGGTGCTGAACGAAGAGCCTGCAGCCCGCGGTGATAAGACAGTCCGCAGCAGCAGCTTCGGACTGAAGGGCACAGTGGTGCTGCAGCTTGGCGGCAAGGAGATCGGCCGGGTGCCGGTCTATGAGCCGGACCGGCTCCCGCCTGAAGAATCGTCTTATACGAAGCGTTATAGCCCGGCGGGAACGGCTGTATATCCGGCAGACAACTGGCTGCAGGCGCTGGGAAGTGCACTGCGGGCACTGCTGCAGATGGGAAGATAG
- the ytfJ gene encoding GerW family sporulation protein, with product MSDHPIQGLMQTAMENIKGMVDVNTIVGDAVETPDGSVILPISKVAFGFAAGGSDYRVEDDAPGINGSGSGVKMLPFGGGSGGGVSIRPIAFLVVGKEGVHIVPLDNQTHLFEKIIDAAPNLIDKIQNMFPNSNGTPVGAEIVGTPAAKATPVKTEAVHPNSSAH from the coding sequence ATGAGCGACCATCCGATCCAGGGTCTGATGCAGACGGCGATGGAAAATATCAAGGGTATGGTGGATGTAAATACGATTGTAGGAGATGCGGTGGAGACTCCGGACGGCAGTGTCATTCTGCCGATCAGTAAAGTGGCCTTCGGGTTTGCTGCAGGGGGCAGTGACTACCGGGTAGAGGATGATGCTCCCGGAATCAACGGCAGCGGCAGCGGAGTCAAAATGCTTCCGTTCGGGGGAGGCAGTGGGGGCGGGGTATCGATCCGTCCGATCGCTTTTCTCGTTGTCGGCAAAGAAGGGGTACATATTGTGCCGCTTGATAATCAGACACATCTGTTTGAAAAAATCATCGATGCTGCTCCAAACCTGATCGACAAAATTCAGAACATGTTCCCGAACAGTAACGGTACACCGGTCGGGGCAGAGATCGTAGGAACTCCGGCAGCAAAAGCGACACCGGTAAAAACAGAAGCCGTGCATCCGAATTCATCAGCCCACTAG